One Purpureocillium takamizusanense chromosome 12, complete sequence DNA window includes the following coding sequences:
- a CDS encoding uncharacterized protein (SECRETED:SignalP(1-17~SECRETED:cutsite=ASA-WQ~SECRETED:prob=0.8360)~EggNog:ENOG503PE3K): protein MKAAFVFGAIAATTASAWQYPDCEHDNCYNNLVDKRFAEEGKKFCFEFLAGTTTAPEAIPTDFSNCKKDVKRVSSACSCITYTATHTSSVPQTTTTSQPQTTPTTTSQPQTTPTTTSQPQTTPTTTSKPETTPSTSKPETTPSTSKPETTPSTSKPVTTTPPANTTSTELPPTTTSKPTSWTTSTICTTKTHTITKCPPEVTHCPGGGHTTVITETIPISTTVCPVTSTPPPTSWTTSTICTTKTHTITKCPPEVTHCPGGGHTTVITETIPVSTTVCPVTSTPVPTGTVVPPGNNSTSTQFTTKTYTISSCPPNVPNCPIGSVTTTVYPTGTTVIPTWTSQKPTKQPTTPVVPRPSGTATGTTPPAVTAAAGHVVGSVNLVAAFAGLVALL, encoded by the coding sequence ATGAAGGCCGCCTTCGtcttcggcgccatcgccgccaccaccgccagtGCCTGGCAGTACCCCGACTGCGAGCACGATAACTGCTACAAcaacctcgtcgacaagcGCTTCGCTGAGGAGGGCAAGAAGTTCTGCTTCGAGTTCCTTgctggcaccaccaccgctccCGAGGCCATCCCCACCGACTTCAGCAACTGCAAGAAGGATGTGAAGAGGGTCAGCTCTGCCTGCTCGTGCATCACTTACACGGCCACCCATACCTCGTCTGTCCCCcagaccaccaccaccagccagccccagACTACTcctaccaccaccagccagcctcaGACcactcccaccaccaccagccagccacagaccactcccaccaccaccagcaagcCGGAGACGACTcccagcaccagcaagcCGGAGACGACTcccagcaccagcaagcCGGAGACGACTCCTAGCACCAGCAAGCCGGTGACGACCACTCCTCCCGCCAACACCACGTCCACGGAGCTGCCTCCTACCACCACCTCCAAGCCCACCAGCTGGACCACGTCCACCATCTGCACGACCAAGACTCACACCATCACCAAGTGCCCCCCGGAGGTGACCCActgccccggcggcggccacacGACTGTCATCACCGAGACCATCCCCATCTCGACCACCGTCTGCCCTGTTACTtctactcctcctcccaccagcTGGACCACCTCGACCATCTGCACCACCAAGACGCACACCATTACCAAGTGCCCTCCTGAGGTGACTCActgccccggcggcggccacacGACTGTCATCACCGAGACCATCCCCGTCTCCACCACCGTCTGCCCGGTCACCTCTACTCCGGTCCCTaccggcaccgtcgtcccTCCCGGCAACAACTCCACGTCGACTCAGTTCACCACCAAGACGTACACCATCAGCTCGTGCCCGCCTAATGTCCCCAACTGCCCCATTGGCAGCGTCACCACCACTGTCTACCCGACCGGCACCACCGTCATCCCCACGTGGACTTCCCAGAAGCCTACCAAGCAGCCCACCACTCCTGTGGTTCCTCGCCCCTCGGGCACTGCCACCGGCACCACTCCCCCCGCCgtcaccgctgccgctggccacGTTGTCGGCAGCGTCAACCTGGTTGCCGCCTTTGCTGGTCTCGTTGCCCTTCTGTAA
- a CDS encoding uncharacterized protein (COG:S~EggNog:ENOG503P2PE) encodes MDQATLPKLTIPASSASPSAASANTQTGRPPLWTKSAQRKMTRLYVYTTLPLDTIVKLVHCQTPELAPGIDSANKKLNALLDKEPRWLHPRTRADMGRRIAQLSNSPSRLASASAAASDIASPQTDNDHVRLSPSPAGIKLEASASPMPWDLSPINHGQSISPAQHQHQRTPSAQIFAAASPMRASGGAHAPDTDALDEVAFGSFLRRTTCLSSSTDCTTGSFHRVLSDYTEPYIRTVKRLVKRFTAPMSNRFSISPVSAGITPRHPWLDDHQGPRTFDGEPHPLPGDFLWMDMCQQENALDFALESHQQMQCNCLFTFETYSSPWMTILDLTRVGQRILTSGPIRADISQRDSAGNTVLHFLAARGPFELLIQVLRSDMCQPILDARNSGGQTFLHTIRRAELQNLGRLLRLLEVVFEKGADIYAQDVYGRNFFHILHFEHIDNDVMDLIMQGYEASRYRKRDAFGIVPQSPGEMEFDDHRTGRTYAHNNDLAFAEEGRLLQHVSKAQENPWLENGGGGNGLHSLAMATLSNASVLRKYHLVEDSHEALTPFSHNFDNSLDSSEPRLRFRLQLVTALLDAGVDVNQYDKNGNTPLMVFAAELPEENDYKTGPKIIDELIRRGANVRARNRAGETALHIAVRCGRKLAMKALVKHEANVHAKDADDRSVLDVADAKMMNARHDDPSEYAHYEACRAWLSSIRGLAVQRPTVTEEWGL; translated from the exons ATGGACCAAGCAACCCTGCCGAAGCTGACCATcccggcgtcgtccgcctcgccgtctgccgccagcgccaacaCGCAGACCGGCCGGCCTCCGCTATGGACCAAGTCGGCTCAGCGCAAGATGACGCGCCTCTACGTCTATACCACGTTGCCGCTCGACACCATCGTCAAGCTCGTTCACTGTCAGACGCCCGAGTTGGCGCCTGG CATCGACTCAGCAAACAAGAAGCTAAACGCATTGCTCGACAAAGAGCCCCGATGGCTTCACCCGCGCACTCGGGCTGACATGGGCCGCCGTATCGCGCAGCTCTCCAACTCGCCATCCAGactcgcctcggcgtcggctgcggcATCGGACATAGCATCCCCACAGACCGACAACGACCATGTCCGACTGtctcccagcccagctggTATCAAACTCGAGGCCAGCGCGAGCCCCATGCCGTGGGACCTGTCACCTATCAACCATGGCCAGTCCATCAGCCCTGCCCAGCACCAACACCAGCGTACACCTAGCGCCCAGATCTtcgcggcggcatccccaatgcgagcgagcggcggtGCCCATGCACCCGACACGGATGCTTTAGACGAAGTCGCCTTCGGCTCTTTTCTTCGTCGTACTACctgcctctcctcctctACTGATTGCACCACTGGTTCCTTCCATCGTGTCCTGTCGGACTACACTGAGCCATATATACGGACCGTCAAGAGACTCGTCAAGCGTTTCACCGCTCCAATGAGCAACAGATTCAGCATATCGCCCGTCTCGGCTGGGATAACCCCGCGACATCCATGGCTAGATGATCATCAAGGCCCACGGACCTTTGACGGCGAACCACACCCGCTCCCCGGCGATTTCCTCTGGATGGACATGTGTCAGCAGGAGAACGCGCTCGATTTTGCCCTGGAATCCCATCAACAGATGCAGTGTAACTGCCTATTCACCTTCGAAACATATTCGTCGCCATGGATGACGATACTGGACCTGACGCGCGTCGGTCAACGCATCTTGACTTCGGGGCCTATTCGTGCCGATATCAGCCAGCGTGACTCCGCAGGCAACACCGTTCTGCATTTTCTGGCTGCTCGCGGGCCGTTCGAACTTCTTATTCAAGTCCTCCGAAGCGACATGTGCCAACCCATCCTCGATGCCAGAAACTCGGGCGGCCAAACATTCCTCCATACCATTCGTCGTGCCGAGCTCCAAAATCTGGGACGgcttctccgcctcctcgaagTTGTGTTTGAGAAGGGCGCCGACATATACGCGCAGGACGTCTATGGGCGCAACTTCTTCCACATCTTGCACTTTGAGCACATCGACAATGATGTCATGGACTTGATAATGCAGGGCTACGAGGCGTCTAGGTACCGCAAAAGGGACGCGTTCGGCATAGTGCCCCAGTCGCCGGGCGAAATGGAGTTCGATGATCATCGGACTGGCCGCACATACGCACATAACAATGATCTTGCCTTTGCAGAGGAAGGGCGTCTTTTGCAACACGTTTCCAAGGCACAGGAGAACCCCTGGTTGGAGAACGGAGGCGGTGGCAACGGCCTTCATTCCCTCGCCATGGCTACGCTAAGCAATGCAAGTGTCTTACGGAAGTACCACCTGGTTGAAGACAGCCATGAGGCACTGACTCCATTCTCGCACAACTTTGACAACTCCCTTGACTCGTCAGAGCCAAGGCTGCGTTTTCGCCTCCAGCTCGTGACTGCGCTGCTCGACGCTGGAGTCGATGTCAACCAGTACGACAAGAACGGCAATACACCGCTCATGGTATTTGCTGCCGAACTTCCGGAAGAGAACGATTATAAGACTGGGCCAAAGATCATCGACGAACTTATACGCAGGGGTGCCAACGTCCGGGCAAGGAATCGAGCCGGCGAGACAGCTCTGCACATCGCAGTACGGTGTGGGCGGAAGCTAGCGATGAAGGCGCTCGTGAAACACGAAGCCAACGTCCATGCCAAGGACGCCGATGACCGAAGCGTCCTCGATGTTGCAGATGCCAAGATGATGAACGCCCGACACGATGATCCAAGCGAATACGCGCACTATGAGGCATGTCGCGCCTggctcagcagcatcagGGGGCTCGCGGTGCAGAGGCCGACCGTCACCGAGGAATGGGGGCTATGA
- a CDS encoding uncharacterized protein (SECRETED:SignalP(1-19~SECRETED:cutsite=ALA-SP~SECRETED:prob=0.6452)~EggNog:ENOG503P5P9), whose product MKVLAIITALGLAATAALASPTLPTTPAAAAATAHAQPPMLDEDAVLGGGDAANVTRAKNSCRRGHGCEKGRCWRSCNEDEGTWCWMAQVHGGARLSCSSDDTCMDAIKHGTAVCDLSICSDCGCKCW is encoded by the coding sequence ATGAAggtcctcgccatcatcaccgcgctcggcctcgccgccacggctgCACTCGCATCGCCCACCCTCCCCAccactcccgccgccgccgccgctaccgcccacgcccagccgcccatgctcgacgaggacgcggtcCTGGGAGGCGGTGACGCGGCCAACGTGACCCGCGCCAAGaacagctgccgccggggtCATGGTTGCGAGAagggccgctgctggcgctcgtgcaacgaggacgagggcacTTGGTGCTGGATGGCCCAGGTGCATGGCGGAGCGCGGCTCTCCTGCTCGAGCGATGACACGTGCATGGATGCGATCAAGCACGGAACCGCGGTGTGCGACCTGTCGATCTGCAGCGACTGCGGCTGCAAgtgctggtga
- a CDS encoding uncharacterized protein (COG:S~EggNog:ENOG503PT60), whose translation MSRFAETARRYGQWFYEIRATPNILDDGYPEGEVFALGGAHWRQVRSFGPMQDNEVIADRVMLNPEYDAELYEHSQHATNCYVNTEVPRALRRHEDDGSDSDSSYDSDDSSTAEDRAYQAAQEYMDSWEMLELVGDLPLNFTAYEPRNDIPGPMAAADEDAVEMDAAREIQYSIDTGIPEPDPPRFDIPLLGAGFDIGECSVLSSSLKKRGTTNGRRPEADGCCKAAAALRKGTLRKMAPDHPQAQYADTCKLGKLTVIVRLGTSFFGGSDDRLFLEIGRNKKFDGSPHFLLADSPDRGDHITKDIDLQDAFPKDRVTIKDIKHMRLVSRTSGGHVSADHLDLEDVTLKATCAGSSRTIQMYKYLDRWFTYWETDIKPEDWEPFGFPRNPSARQKQCTHFSELTFGIQLGDGPHDGTQDTLVLAFNDDQRHTIASGPARRFHAWQEINMKRTFNANKVPLSNLTMVQIFQEHEGARPDNDHWKLQGIKLKGRCAGSLSERLLDKFQSENKQSPRPQVSWLIGKPSWTGRIDPGKDWHRVRKTLTKHVHDEF comes from the exons ATGTCACGCTTCGCGGAAACGGCTCGGCGGTATGGGCAGTGGTTCTATGAGATTCGCGCCACGCCTAAtatcctcgacgacggctaTCCAGAGGGCGAGGTTTTCGCATTGGGGGGCGCCCATTGGAGACAAGTGAGAAGCTTCGGACCAATGCAAGACAACGAGGTCATTGCCGATCGCGTGATGCTCAACCCGGAATACGATGCTGAGTTGTACGAGCATTCTCAGCATGCTACCAATTGCTATGTTAATACGGAAGTTCCGAGGGCGCTACGGCGCCACGAAGATGATGGAAGTGATAGCGATAGCAGCTATGACAGCGATgacagcagcacggcggAGGACCGTGCATATCAAGCAGCACAAGAATATATGGACAGCTGGGAGATGCTAGAGCTGGTTGGGGATTTGCCTCTCAACTTCACGGCATATGAGCCCAGGAACGATATCCCTGGcccaatggcggcggctgatgaGGACGCTGTAGAGATGGACG CCGCTCGCGAGATCCAATACTCCATAGACACGGGCATTCCAGAGCCAGACCCACCCCGCTTCGATATCCCCTTGCTGGGCGCTGGATTCGATATTGGAGAATGCTCAGTCCTAAGCTCTAGCCTCAAGAAACGCGGCACAACAAACG gacgacgacccgaaGCGGATGGCTGCTGCAAagcagctgcggcgctgCGAAAGGGTACACTGCGAAAGATGGCTCCCGACCACCCACAAGCGCAATACGCGGACACTTGCAAATTGGGCAAGTTGACCGTTATCGTGCGACTGGGCACTTCCTTCTTTGGCGGAAGTGACGATCGACTCTTCCTCGAAATCGGCCGCAATAAGAAGTTTGACGGCAGCCCGCACTTTCTCCTCGCAGATAGTCCGGACCGGGGGGACCACATCACAAAGGACATTGATCTTCAGGATGCTTTCCCCAAAGACAGGGTTACTATCAAGGATATCAAACACATGAGGCTCGTTAGTCGTACGAGTGGTGGACACGTCAGCGCGGATCACCTCGACCTTGAAG ATGTGACGTTGAAGGCAACGTGCGCCGGGTCGTCGCGTACCATTCAGATGTACAAATATTTAGATCGATGGTTCACTTACTGGGAGACTGACATCAAGCCTGAAGACTGGGAGCCGTTTGGTTTCCCCAGGAATCCCAGTGCCCGCCAAAAACAGTGCACCCACTTCAGCGAGCTCACGTTTGGCATCCAGCTGGGCGACGGACCTCACGATGGCACCCAGGACACGCTCGTTTTGGCTTTCAACGACGACCAGAGGCATACCATCGCATCAGGCCCTGCGCGCAGATTCCACGCATGGCAGGAAATCAATATGAAGAGAACCTTTAATGCGAACAAAGTTCCGTTGAGCAACCTCACCATGGTTCAAATCTTCCAGGAGCATGAGGGCGCCAGGCCTGACAACGATCATTGGAAGCTCCAGGGCATCAAACTCAAGGGCCGATGCGCCGGGTCGCTTAGTGAGCGCCTGCTCGATAAGTTCCAGTCGGAAAATAAGCAGTCGCCGAGGCCACAGGTGTCGTGGCTCATCGGGAAGCCATCCTGGACTGGCAGGATCGACCCTGGAAAAGACTGGCATCGGGTTCGGAAGACTCTGACAAAGCACGTCCATGACGAATTCTGA
- a CDS encoding uncharacterized protein (COG:S~EggNog:ENOG503NZBI) → MAAPEQEEEQQRPSSAAPPPRCYAYSRLPDARSIRILTLAPSGDDASSPLTGTIEEALLDAVAPYETISYAWGDGSRDRALLVVDDDKDDDEGNEQEEEELLLPLTASLHDALARVRLPDAPRRIWADQICINQEDLAERSQQVRLMNAIYRGAARILVWLGRDEGVAEDAARMVRDLDAVFRDEERHRVFKRAHSEELHLRRREPWVPLSKMTRLPWFHRIWIVQEIGTDAPATLFWGASEIDWQVLSHVAGVLNQDYHHLRARFGVGTPNIRYLHRRFVEPTAPGPRSGSGPAAVEGVIGVDGLGAGAGGDDSPSSSSCSSSYDEHHNRGSFVYELHRARHMLARDPRDHVYAFLGHFSVRKGSWALAGLRADYARPVADVYVDVAVRVLKGATSLILLSACHNADGPQRRLPMNTTTRKLLFDHQTTTMDLRLPSWVPDWRVLPVHMIGSPETPHRAARDTLPRLLLVDEEEAQGERRRRLLRARGVRVDVIARRSWIFYGKAFQFKQSTSYSNPVDVLWREYCGYDTFNLEDRYPGGADAGAIVVGPTTEGDSSGGGDDDGKGFKASAFFALAQTLTNGCIGADRSRPYASIPQRRWLADAAAYLARSGIPPRRISPALRAAATPAAKPGGDAFKWSHEATLVTRYRRFGVTAGGRYVMGPEAMREGDAVVVLYGGRTPFVLRRVDDADEDEDEDDDGGGGGDGAWQLVGECYVHGIMNGEALQDPGLEEEVFSMR, encoded by the exons ATGGCCGCGccggagcaggaggaggagcagcagcgtccgtcctccgcggcgccgcctccccgctGCTACGCCTACAGCCGCCTGCCGGACGCGCGCTCCATCCGCATCCTGACGCTCGCtcccagcggcgacgacgcatcCTCGCCGCTCACGGGCAccatcgaggaggcgctcctcgacgccgtcgcgccgtACGAGACCATCTCGTACGCCTGGGGCGACGGGTCGCGCGACCGCGCTCTTCtcgttgtcgacgacgacaaagatgacgacgagggcaacgagcaggaggaggaggagctgctgctgcccctgacGGCGAGCCTTcacgatgccctcgcgcGTGTCCGCCTGCCCGACGCGCCCCGCCGCATCTGGGCCGACCAGATCTGCATCAACCAGGAGGACCTCGCCGAGCGCAGCCAGCAGGTGCGGCTCATGAACGCCATCtaccgcggcgccgcgcgcatcctcgtctggctgggccgggacgagggcgtggccgaggacgcggcgcgcatggtccgcgacctcgacgccgtgttccgcgacgaggagcggcacAGAGTGTTCAAGAGGGCGCACTCGGAGGAGCTGCACCTGCGGAGGCGGGAGCCGTGGGTGCCGCTGTCCAAGatgacgaggctgccgtgG TTCCACCGCATCTGGATCGTCCAGGAAATCGGCACAGACGCCCCCGCGACGCTCTTCTGGGGCGCCTCGGAGATCGACTGGCAGGTCCTCTcgcacgtcgccggcgtcctcaACCAGGACTACCATCACCTGCGTGCGCGCTTCGGTGTCGGCACCCCCAACATCCGCTATCTGCACCGGCGCTTCGTCGAGCCGACGGCACCAGGACCGAGATCCGGATCAGGACCGgcagccgtcgagggcgtcattGGTGTTGACGGCCttggtgctggcgctggcggcgacgactcgccttcgtcatcatcatgttCTTCTTCGTACGACGAGCACCACAACCGCGGAAGCTTCGTCTACGAGCTgcaccgcgcgcgccacatgctcgcccgcgaccccCGCGACCACGTCTACGCCTTCCTCGGCCACTTCTCCGTCCGCAAGGGCAGCTgggccctcgccggcctgcgcgccgactACGCGCGCCCCGTTGCCGACGTCTacgtcgacgtggccgtccGCGTCCTCAAGGGCGCCACCTCCCTCATCCTCCTGTCGGCGTGCCacaacgccgacggcccgcAGCGCAGGCTGCCCATGAATACTACAACGCGGAAGCTCCTCTTTGAccaccagacgacgacgatggaccTGCGCCTCCCGTCGTGGGTCCCCGACTGGCGCGTCCTGCCCGTTCACATGATCGGCtcgcccgagacgccgcATCGTGCCGCCCGCGATACCCTTCCGCGGCTGCTACtcgttgacgaggaggaggctcaaggggagcggcggcggcggctgctgcgcgcgcgcggcgtccgCGTCGATGTCATCGCCAGGCGCTCGTGGATCTTCTACGGCAAGGCGTTTCAGTTCAAGCAGTCGACCTCGTACTCCAACCCCGTGGACGTGCTGTGGCGCGAGTACTGCGGCTACGACACCTTCAACCTCGAGGACCGGTATCCCGGCGGtgcggacgcgggcgcgaTTGTGGttgggccgacgacggaagGCGatagcagcggcggcggcgacgacgacggcaaaggGTTCAAGGCGTCTGCCTTCTTCGCGCTGGCCCAAACCCTCACCAACGGCTGCATCGGCGCGGACCGCTCCCGCCCCTACGCATCCATCCCCCAACGCAggtggctcgccgacgccgccgcctacctcGCCCGCTCCGGCATCCCGCCACGGCGCATCTCTcccgccctccgcgccgccgccacacccgccgccaaacccggcggcgacgccttcAAATGGAGCCACGAGGCGACGCTCGTGACGCGGTACCGGCGCTTCGGCGTcacggccggcgggcggtACGTCATGGGGCCCGAGGCCATGCGCGAGGGggacgccgtggtggtgctgtACGGCGGGCGGACGCCCTTTGTGCTGCGCAGGGTggacgacgctgacgaggacgaggacgaggacgatgatggcggtggcggcggcgacggagcatGGCAGCTGGTGGGGGAGTGCTACGTCCACGGCATCATGaacggcgaggcgctgcaggaTCCCGGCTTGGAGGAAGAGGTGTTTTCGATGCGCTGA
- the MBZ1 gene encoding BZIP-type transcription factor mbz1 (EggNog:ENOG503NVSQ~COG:S): MSAPAQNNVDLDALLDLSEYDNNYNSPSLSPSNTSKPTFASPVTASVATPSVPTTTQTLSGPSHNYDMYRQQTGFVPGAIANTMAVNQSNNTGYQDFGSLEYLTSFTPENDVFDFNTSPPQGTMDMDFESPADSQQYFNTVNPSSIEQESGSMASPSMSSSTGSVGRLWPGAHSQAALAKAQAQQRQQQHIIQQQQAQRQGAQQKSRGKAPQPTDPIVEQKITQLLNSMRAKPSSPDSQNQSSHTNLPRAKKDEEEMDEDERLLASEEGKKLSSKERRQLRNKVSARAFRSRRKEYITQLEAEIANKVNENGDLRAQNRALADENRRLSDLTRMLLSSPSFSTFLDHLSTNPSAMPQAAQVKVEQQQQEQAQIPKDVNPYGSQSQQQQIGMAMIPEQTMDFSMLSIDNTSYNFQPQVFVVDTPEMPAAIDTSILSGKSSNFVEESFQSDDEKVEVPVIERLSEVREAAEPAKATTVDEDFEADPEFALFHSEPVSVSEAPKTVDTDLLTSVDIFGGIEVEKVLSRYELVDATEEDTSASFAMARVQRISASLESVVSRLELLTMDL; the protein is encoded by the exons ATGTCGGCCCCGGCCCAGAACAACGTCGATCTCGACGCTCTGCTCGACCTCTCCGAGTATGACAACAACTACAACTCTCCTTCGCTCTCGCCCTCCAACACCTCCAAGCCCACCTTTGCCAGCCCAGTCACCGCCTCCGTGGCCACGCCCAGCGTCCCGACCACGACACAGACGCTGAGCGGGCCGAGTCACAACTATGACATGTACCGTCAGCAGACGGGCTTCGtgcccggcgccatcgccaacacCATGGCGGTCAACCAGTCCAACAACACGGGCTATCAGGATTTCGGCAGCCTCGAATACCTGACGAGCTTCACCCCGGAGAATGACGTCTTCGACTTCAACACCTCTCCCCCTCAGGGCACCATGGACATGGACTTCGAGTCCCCCGCCGACTCGCAACAGTACTTCAACACGGTGAACCCCAGCAGCATCGAGCAGGAGTCGGGCAGCATGGCCTCTCCCTCCATGTCGTCCTCAACGGGTAGCGTTGGCCGTCTCTGGCCTGGCGCCCATTCCCAAGCCGCTCTCGCCAAGGcgcaggcccagcagcgacagcagcagcacatcatccagcagcagcaggctcaGCGCCAGGGTGCCCAGCAAAAGTCGCGTGGCAAGGCTCCCCAGCCCACGGACCCCATCGTCGAGCAGAAGATCACTCAGCTCCTCAACTCGATGCGGGCCAAGCCGTCATCGCCCGATTCTCAGAACCAGTCTTCGCACACCAACTTGCCGCGCGCCAAgaaggatgaggaggagatggacgaggatgagcgcCTGCTTGCCAGTGAGgagggcaagaagctcaGCAGCAAGGAGCGCAGACAGCTTCGCAACAAGGTTTCGGCCCGCGCCTTCCGCTCGCGGAGAAAGG AGTACATCACTCAGCTCGAGGCTGAGATTGCCAACAAGGTCAATGAGAACGGCGACCTTCGTGCTCAGAACCGCGCCCTTGCGGACGAGAACAGGCGCCTGTCTGACCTCACCCGCAtgctcctctcctctccttccTTCTCCACTTTCCTTGACCACCTCAGCACCAACCCGTCTGCCATGCCTCAGGCTGCCCAAGTCAAGGTtgagcagcaacagcaggagcaggcgcaGATCCCCAAGGACGTCAATCCCTACGGCTCTCAgtcgcaacagcagcagatTGGCATGGCCATGATCCCTGAGCAAACCATGGACTTTTCTATGCTGAGCATCGACAACACGTCGTACAACTTCCAGCCCCAGGTCTTTGTCGTCGACACGCCTGAGATGCCCGCTGCCATCGACACATCTATCCTCTCCGGCAAGTCCTCCAACTTTGTTGAGGAGTCTTTCCAGAGCGACGATGAGAAGGTTGAGGTTCCCGTCATCGAGCGCCTGTCTGAGGTgcgcgaggctgccgagcccgccaaggcgacgaccgtcgacgaggacttCGAGGCCGACCCCGAGTTTGCTCTGTTTCACTCGGAGCCCGTGTCCGTGTCAGAAGCGCCAAAGACTGTCGACACCGACCTGCTCACCAGCGTGGACATTTTCGGCGGTATCGAGGTCGAGAAGGTCCTTTCCCGCTACGAACTCGTTGATGCTACGGAGGAGGATACGTCGGCGTCGTTTGCCATGGCCCGAGTACAACGCATCAGTGCCAGCCTCGAGTCTGTCGTGTCGAGGTTAGAGCTCCTCACGATGGACCTGTAG